Part of the Methanobrevibacter sp. genome is shown below.
GCTCTTCCAGGAGACAGGTCTTCTCCAGCATGGGACTTGCCAATTGATGGAAATGTCTTAAATATATTAGGAAGTATTCAGACTGCAGTAGGTATTATTCTAATACTTTTAGTTGTGTTCAGGTCAAGATTATTAAAATCTTTCCAAAATAGGTGATTATTATGGCTTTAATATTAGTTAGAGGTGAAAACAATTCCAAATTACTTAATGCAATTGCTGATATGGAACGTCATGGTAATCTAAATTTAACAACTAAACCTAAAGTTGTTGATGCCGGTTTTGCCGATTCTTTAGTTGAGGGAATTTTAAATTCTAAACTCAAAACCAAATCTAATGTGGCTACTGCATTTTTTGTAAAAGAAGATACTACATTAAGCATTATGCAAGTT
Proteins encoded:
- a CDS encoding DUF356 domain-containing protein, with product MALILVRGENNSKLLNAIADMERHGNLNLTTKPKVVDAGFADSLVEGILNSKLKTKSNVATAFFVKEDTTLSIMQVKKIHPPAHVVVVSDEYGAYSKLEYVLNNAEEFKQYHSNKAVNDGMIDYKINKKERHIKNDKLNSYTK